A part of Desulfomicrobium baculatum DSM 4028 genomic DNA contains:
- a CDS encoding ankyrin repeat domain-containing protein, which produces MAFVKLWITLGVALLFLAGCAGMGQSSKSSQPKGLMYMSVAEMFPGNPQAQALALAAGRGDIEEIDRLVAAGADVNGIGTYGVAVPEWLFHHPNKAGFRRLLEHGADPNKIWFIHYAGTEEQSSLLHRAVEDAPYIGTDYLRMCLEIGKGDPNLLPPDKKHRPIEISLRIGNEDAFLMLFNAGSNYDYKDLLGHPLVFNAALYGNFEIALFLLNLGVDYSSTYFGKGIKDIKQIINNDLKCDVVARYDTVRNYKWFWRCVDFLEKRGMVFDYTPDKHRTPVVRPTVLDTTPPLSKKPIERMSLTDSVLMHELHLTYPIPFWAQTPETKFDVLGRQTQTNGMISYEYLPTGQTLDD; this is translated from the coding sequence ATGGCGTTTGTCAAATTATGGATAACACTCGGCGTGGCATTGTTGTTTCTGGCCGGATGTGCGGGGATGGGGCAAAGTTCGAAATCCTCCCAGCCGAAGGGGCTCATGTACATGAGCGTGGCGGAAATGTTTCCGGGTAACCCCCAAGCGCAGGCCCTGGCCCTGGCCGCCGGGCGTGGCGACATTGAGGAGATCGACCGGTTGGTAGCCGCAGGCGCGGATGTGAATGGCATAGGTACGTATGGTGTGGCTGTTCCAGAGTGGCTGTTTCACCATCCCAACAAGGCTGGGTTTCGTCGACTTCTTGAGCATGGCGCTGATCCAAACAAGATATGGTTCATTCATTATGCTGGAACTGAAGAGCAAAGTTCATTACTTCATAGAGCTGTCGAAGATGCCCCTTATATAGGAACTGATTATTTGCGAATGTGCTTGGAAATCGGAAAAGGCGATCCGAATCTTTTGCCACCAGATAAGAAACATCGTCCTATTGAAATATCTCTTCGTATTGGAAATGAAGACGCTTTTTTAATGCTTTTCAACGCAGGATCAAATTACGATTATAAAGATTTGTTAGGTCATCCACTTGTTTTTAATGCTGCATTGTATGGAAATTTTGAAATCGCGCTATTTTTACTAAATCTTGGCGTGGATTACAGTTCAACATACTTCGGAAAAGGAATCAAAGATATCAAGCAAATCATCAATAATGATTTGAAATGCGACGTTGTAGCCAGATACGACACAGTGCGGAATTATAAGTGGTTCTGGCGTTGTGTTGATTTCTTGGAAAAACGCGGAATGGTCTTTGACTACACGCCTGATAAACACCGAACACCAGTCGTGAGGCCGACCGTGCTGGACACCACGCCGCCCTTGTCGAAAAAACCAATTGAGCGGATGTCCCTGACCGACTCCGTCCTCATGCATGAGTTGCACCTGACCTATCCCATCCCCTTCTGGGCACAGACGCCGGAGACCAAATTCGATGTTCTGGGGCGGCAAACCCAAACGAACGGTATGATCAGTTACGAGTATCTGCCGACAGGCCAGACCCTGGACGATTAG
- a CDS encoding CvfB family protein, whose amino-acid sequence MIEFGKTATLKVMKLVTGGAYLDGENLGEVFVPKRELPAGTAVGDSLSVFLYRDSETVLTGSLTKPKAEVGQCAFMKVVAVTKSGVFVDWGLPKDLFVPTSEQYKALDEGRSYVILVYVDERSGRLAGTAKLHSYLNEDGTGFKPGQEVDLLISGFSELGFKAVINNTHLGLVFRDDAPGELRYGQRMKGYVKAIRPDGKIDLSLLPPGMSGLDMLADRILAHLTQCGGSTDLTDKSPAEYIAAAFGASKSNYKKALGRLYKQKKINIEPDRIVLL is encoded by the coding sequence ATGATTGAATTCGGCAAAACAGCGACCCTGAAGGTCATGAAGCTGGTCACGGGCGGCGCCTATCTCGACGGCGAGAACCTGGGCGAAGTTTTTGTGCCCAAGCGGGAACTCCCGGCTGGCACGGCGGTCGGCGACAGTTTGAGCGTCTTTTTGTACCGCGACTCCGAGACGGTGCTCACAGGCAGCCTGACAAAACCCAAGGCCGAAGTCGGCCAGTGCGCCTTCATGAAGGTCGTGGCCGTGACCAAGTCCGGGGTCTTCGTGGACTGGGGCCTGCCCAAGGATCTTTTTGTTCCGACGAGCGAGCAGTACAAGGCGCTGGATGAAGGCCGTTCCTACGTCATTCTCGTTTATGTGGACGAGCGCAGCGGTCGTCTGGCAGGCACGGCCAAGCTGCATTCCTATCTGAACGAGGATGGAACGGGATTCAAGCCGGGCCAGGAAGTGGACCTGCTCATCAGCGGCTTCTCGGAGCTCGGCTTCAAGGCCGTCATCAACAACACTCACCTCGGCCTTGTCTTCCGGGACGACGCCCCCGGCGAGCTGCGCTACGGACAGCGCATGAAAGGCTATGTCAAGGCCATCCGCCCGGACGGCAAGATCGACCTGTCCCTCTTGCCCCCCGGCATGTCCGGCCTCGATATGCTGGCTGACCGCATCCTGGCCCACCTGACCCAGTGCGGCGGAAGCACCGACCTGACGGACAAAAGCCCGGCCGAATACATCGCCGCCGCCTTCGGAGCTAGCAAATCCAACTACAAAAAAGCCCTGGGCCGCCTCTACAAACAAAAAAAAATCAACATCGAACCGGACCGGATCGTGCTGCTCTGA
- a CDS encoding membrane protein produces MDVSRYRLRQAVEKGILDAGQAERLWEFLKDSDVDTPGFRFTHILYYLGGLMAIGAMSLFMTLGWESFGGWGLFGIAVAYALAGLLLTENFLHKRRLPIPAGIIATFVVALTPLAIYGFQEAMGWWAEGRVYRDYHVYIDWRWIFMELGTLAAGVIMLWRYRLPFLVMPVAATLWYMSMDLTPFIFGQADATWELRKLVSLWSGVVITLVALWFDIRTRSEKDYAFWLYIFGVTALWGGLSLMRSDSELNKFLYFCINMLLIFCGAALRRRVFAVFGGLGAAGYLGYLSWNVFKDSLLFPFALTFIGLGVIWMGIIWQRNENAIAQKLRGFLPQPLRDLVDRRG; encoded by the coding sequence ATGGACGTTAGCAGATACCGGCTGCGACAGGCGGTGGAAAAGGGCATTCTTGACGCCGGACAGGCGGAGCGGTTGTGGGAGTTTCTGAAGGATTCGGACGTGGACACGCCTGGCTTCCGCTTCACGCACATCCTCTATTATCTGGGTGGCCTCATGGCCATCGGTGCCATGAGCCTGTTCATGACCCTGGGCTGGGAGTCGTTCGGGGGATGGGGACTGTTCGGCATTGCCGTGGCCTACGCTTTGGCCGGGCTTCTGCTCACCGAAAATTTTCTGCACAAGCGCCGCTTGCCCATTCCGGCCGGAATCATCGCCACCTTTGTCGTGGCCCTGACTCCGCTGGCGATCTACGGATTCCAGGAAGCAATGGGCTGGTGGGCCGAAGGACGGGTTTACCGCGACTACCATGTCTATATCGACTGGCGATGGATCTTCATGGAATTGGGCACCCTGGCCGCAGGAGTAATCATGCTCTGGCGCTACCGGTTGCCGTTTCTGGTCATGCCCGTGGCCGCGACGCTGTGGTACATGAGCATGGACCTGACCCCCTTCATCTTCGGTCAGGCCGACGCCACCTGGGAGCTGCGCAAGCTCGTTTCGCTCTGGTCCGGCGTGGTCATCACCCTTGTCGCCCTGTGGTTCGACATCCGCACCAGGAGTGAAAAGGACTACGCCTTCTGGCTTTACATTTTCGGGGTCACTGCGCTCTGGGGCGGGCTTTCGCTGATGCGCTCCGACAGCGAGCTGAACAAGTTTCTTTATTTCTGCATCAACATGCTGCTCATCTTCTGCGGCGCTGCGTTGCGTCGCAGGGTTTTCGCCGTTTTCGGCGGCCTGGGCGCGGCGGGTTATCTGGGCTACCTGTCCTGGAACGTCTTCAAGGACAGCCTGCTCTTTCCCTTCGCCCTGACTTTCATAGGGCTTGGAGTCATATGGATGGGCATCATCTGGCAACGCAACGAGAATGCCATTGCCCAGAAATTGCGCGGATTTCTGCCACAGCCGCTGCGGGATCTGGTGGATCGCCGAGGCTAG
- a CDS encoding ankyrin repeat domain-containing protein, with product MAFVKLWITLGVALLLLTGCAGMGQSSKSSRPKGLMYMSVAEMFPGNPQAQALALAAERGNIEEIDRLIAAGADVNAVGTYGVAVPEWLFHHPNKAGFRRLLEHGADPNKIWFIHYAGTEEQLSLLHRSVEDAPYIGTDYLRMCLEIGRGDPNLLPPDKKYRPIQKALRFGNEDAFMILVKEGAEIDYKDESGRPLVFYAASYDNFEITLYLLEQGVDYSSNYTGGGIKDIRESINIDLGRHNLARDNTVPHYMWFWRCVDFLEKRGMVFNYTPKGNRPPAMKPAVLDTAPPLSKSAAQRMPLTDSVLMHEVHLTHPTPFWAQTSETRFDVQGRQAQTNGKISYEYLPTGQTLDDWKAILTVSAVYAPGVSFRDFVKMAAKQSGFEDIQTIEESPDHSIRKVSARQGLPVEGIQYLGKFENTFVVVWQAWRSVDTATARDYQTNALAGARRIVLKKGMNVIPLD from the coding sequence ATGGCGTTTGTCAAATTATGGATAACACTCGGCGTGGCATTGTTGTTACTGACCGGATGTGCGGGGATGGGGCAAAGTTCGAAATCCTCTCGGCCCAAGGGGCTCATGTACATGAGCGTGGCAGAGATGTTTCCAGGCAACCCTCAGGCGCAGGCCCTGGCCCTGGCCGCCGAACGGGGTAACATCGAGGAAATCGATCGACTGATAGCAGCAGGCGCGGATGTGAATGCCGTAGGTACATATGGTGTGGCCGTTCCAGAGTGGCTGTTTCATCATCCCAACAAGGCTGGGTTTCGTCGACTTCTTGAGCATGGCGCTGACCCAAACAAGATATGGTTCATTCATTATGCCGGAACTGAAGAGCAACTGTCTTTACTCCATAGATCCGTCGAAGATGCCCCTTATATAGGCACTGATTATTTGCGAATGTGCTTGGAAATTGGCAGAGGGGATCCGAATTTGCTCCCGCCAGATAAAAAATATCGGCCTATCCAAAAGGCGCTCCGATTTGGAAATGAAGACGCATTCATGATACTTGTCAAAGAAGGAGCTGAAATAGATTACAAAGATGAAAGTGGGCGGCCGTTAGTTTTTTACGCGGCGTCTTACGATAACTTCGAGATCACTTTATACCTTCTCGAGCAAGGAGTTGACTATTCGTCCAACTACACTGGTGGAGGAATAAAAGACATTCGCGAAAGTATAAATATAGATTTGGGCCGCCATAATCTGGCTCGCGACAATACTGTCCCGCATTATATGTGGTTCTGGCGCTGTGTTGATTTCCTGGAAAAACGCGGCATGGTTTTCAACTACACCCCCAAAGGAAACCGCCCTCCGGCCATGAAACCTGCCGTTTTGGACACCGCCCCGCCCCTGTCAAAATCGGCGGCGCAGCGCATGCCGCTGACAGACTCCGTCTTGATGCATGAAGTGCACTTAACCCATCCAACTCCCTTCTGGGCGCAGACGTCGGAGACCAGGTTCGACGTTCAGGGACGTCAAGCCCAAACGAACGGAAAGATCAGTTACGAGTATCTGCCAACCGGGCAAACCTTGGACGATTGGAAGGCCATTCTGACCGTGTCCGCTGTCTATGCGCCGGGCGTATCGTTTCGGGATTTCGTCAAGATGGCCGCAAAGCAGTCGGGCTTTGAGGATATCCAGACTATCGAAGAGTCGCCAGACCATTCGATCCGCAAGGTTTCCGCAAGGCAAGGGCTGCCCGTCGAAGGCATTCAGTATCTGGGAAAATTTGAAAACACCTTCGTCGTTGTCTGGCAGGCGTGGCGCTCCGTGGACACCGCAACGGCCCGGGATTACCAGACCAACGCCCTGGCCGGGGCTAGGCGCATCGTGTTGAAGAAAGGAATGAATGTCATTCCCCTTGATTGA
- a CDS encoding DUF1456 family protein, protein MTNNDILRRLRYALNLDNAGVIRLFTLGGHGLSQEDLDLLLKKDDEPGFVDCPDVLLSAFLDGLIKSRRGAQDTAPETAETLNNNLILRKIRIALELKDSDMIRILEAGGMEISKPELSALFRKQGHRNFVYCRDQLLRKFLSGLAKISREELS, encoded by the coding sequence ATGACCAATAACGACATTCTGCGCCGATTGCGCTATGCGCTGAACCTGGACAACGCCGGGGTCATCCGGCTCTTTACGCTGGGCGGACACGGCCTGAGCCAGGAAGACCTCGACCTCTTGCTCAAGAAGGACGATGAACCCGGTTTCGTGGACTGCCCGGATGTGCTGCTGAGCGCATTTCTTGATGGGCTGATCAAATCCAGGCGCGGCGCTCAGGACACAGCCCCGGAAACGGCCGAAACGTTGAACAACAACCTGATCCTGCGCAAGATCCGCATCGCGCTTGAACTTAAAGACTCGGACATGATCCGCATTCTGGAAGCCGGCGGCATGGAGATCTCCAAACCCGAGCTCTCCGCCCTCTTTCGCAAACAGGGGCATCGCAATTTCGTGTACTGCCGGGATCAGCTGTTACGAAAATTTTTGAGCGGGCTGGCGAAAATCTCGCGGGAGGAACTTTCATGA